The Natranaeroarchaeum aerophilus DNA window TTGCTGGCCACCCGACAGCTCCTCGGGGCGAGCATCACAGTGTGTAGAGAGGCCGACAAGTTCGAGTAGTTCCTCGACACGCGCCTCGCGTTCGGCGTCGGCCAAGTCGTCGATGCCGAAAGCGACGTTCTCGGCGGCGGTCATGTGCGGAAAGAGCGCGAAGTCCTGAAAGACGACGCCGACATCCCGGTGTTCGGGCCGAACGAAGGTCTCATCGTCCGCTGCAGCGACCGTTTCGCCCTCGATCCGCACCTGCCCGGCGTCGGGACGTTCGAGTCCGGCGATTAGTCGGAGTGTCGTCGATTTGCCACAGCCGGAGGGGCCCAGCAGTGTGACGAACTCTCCATCCTGCACCGACAATGACAGTTCGTCGACTGCGACCTCCGGGCCGTAGTGTTTGCTCGCCCCGTCGAGTGAGAGGATCCGCCTGTCGCAATGGGTCTCGGACGTGGCCGACTGGTTGACCGGCCGCTGACTCGTCCCCGACGGTTCCCCGACGATCTCCTCGGATTGTGTATTAACTGACATTATCTCACCCGGGCGCTGCTCGTGTACCCACATCTCGGTGTAGTACGTGGTTTAACAACACGCCTATTCTCAGTTGCTGAGAACAGCCCAATGTGTGGTGAAATCCCCGATACTTACGGCTGTGAGTAACCGTACCACTCGTATGAGCGTCACCGGCCTCTGTGGGATCTGCGAAGTCAGCCCTGCGATCGAGCGGTGCCGCGGCTGTGGTACCCTGGTCTGTCACACCCATTACCGGGAGAAGACGGAACTCTGTGTCGAGTGTGGGTCCGACGGCGACTCCGGCGGGCCGACACGACAGTTCTGAGCTACTCGACGAGAACGGCGTTGACCTGGCCCGTCTGGCCGGGTCGCGAGGTGACGCGGGCACGACCTTCGCTCGTCTCGATGACTGCGCCTTTCGTGATGATGTTTCGTCGGGCGTAGTTCGGGTCGGCGTCGTTCTCGACGACGTCCTCGATGTCGGCCTGGACCGTCTCGTCACCAGTTGCGACGCTTGCGGTGT harbors:
- a CDS encoding 30S ribosomal protein S8e, with the translated sequence MVDHGRSLRKRTGGRLRPNTDRKKHQLGREPTETSVGETSLRTVDARGGTVKVRALKIDTASVATGDETVQADIEDVVENDADPNYARRNIITKGAVIETSEGRARVTSRPGQTGQVNAVLVE